DNA from Gephyromycinifex aptenodytis:
AATACGCCCGCGAGATGGCGGGTGATGATGCGCTAATTCACGGCCAGATAGAACAGGTGTGGCGATTATGGGCGCAATCGTTATTCAGATGACATATTAGAGTCGAATTTTCTGAAGTAATTCCCTAATCGAGCGGCGCTACCGCGACACGGCGCGTTCAGTGCTGTAAAACTAACCACCATGTCTGGTGCATCACACCCGATTACGCGGGCCACCGGCCCATTTGGCCCAAGAAAGGGGTTCGGTTCATGGACAAGATAATCACGAGAATTGTGGAACTCTTGTGGAGCACTCCCATGCTCTATCTCGTACTTCTGGTGGGGTTGTACTTCACCATCCGACTGGCGTTTCCGCAGGTCTTGCGGGTCGGCGATATGGTCCGCCAGCTCGTCCGCGGCGGCGATTCTGCACACGGCGTCTCCTCGTTCGAGTCCTTCGCCATGGCCCTGGGCGGTCGGGTGGGGGTCGGTAATATTGCCGGCGTTGCGACGGCTATTCACTTCGGTGGACCCGGCGCCGTGTTCTGGATGTGGATCACCGGCATCCTCGGCGCAGCTATCGCCGTCGTCGAATCATCGCTGGCTCAGACATACAAGGAAGAGGTCGACGGCGAATATCGCGGCGGGCCTGCTTTCTACATCGAGAAGGGTCTGAATGCTCGCTGGTTCGGCATGCTCTACGCCATCGCCGCGATCTTCGCCTTCACGGTCACCGGCCCCTCGATCCAGGCCTTCAACATCGCCAGCACCGCCCGGGTCGCATTCTCCTTCGACCCCCGGATCACCGGCGTCGTGGTGGCCATTCTGTTCTGCGCGGTCGTGCTCGGCGGCATGAAACGCATCGGTCGAGTATGCGGTCTGGTCGTGCCGTTCATGGCCGTGACCTACATACTTGTGGCGCTGGTCATCGTCGGTCTGCACGCTGATCAGGTACCGGCAATGTTCGGGCTGATCTTCCGCAGCGCCTTCGGCGGTGAAGCGCTTTACGGCGGCATGCTCGGCGCCGTCATCATGTGGGGCGTCAAGCGCGCCGTCTACTCCTCCGAGGCCGGTACCGGCACCGGGGCCCAGGCCTCCGCCGCCGCCGAGGTCTCCCACCCGGTCAAGCAGGGCCTGGCGCAAGGCTTCTCGATCTACGTCGACACCCTGTTCGTGTGCACGATGACCGCGCTGATGATCCTGGCCAGCAACACCTACAACGTGGTGGGTCCCGACGAGACGCTGCTGGTCGAGAACCTGCCCGGGGTGAAGCCCGGCCCGGCCTACACCCAGGCAGCCTTCGACAGTGTGATGACTGGGTTCGGCCCGGCCTTCATCGCTGTCGCGATGTTCTTCTTCGCTTTCACCTCGTTGTTGTCGTTCGGCTTCTACGCCGACACCAACCTGTCCTACCTGCTGCGCGGGCACCGTCACCAGCACAAGGTCATCGTCGGCTTCCAGCTGCTGCTGGC
Protein-coding regions in this window:
- a CDS encoding alanine/glycine:cation symporter family protein — translated: MDKIITRIVELLWSTPMLYLVLLVGLYFTIRLAFPQVLRVGDMVRQLVRGGDSAHGVSSFESFAMALGGRVGVGNIAGVATAIHFGGPGAVFWMWITGILGAAIAVVESSLAQTYKEEVDGEYRGGPAFYIEKGLNARWFGMLYAIAAIFAFTVTGPSIQAFNIASTARVAFSFDPRITGVVVAILFCAVVLGGMKRIGRVCGLVVPFMAVTYILVALVIVGLHADQVPAMFGLIFRSAFGGEALYGGMLGAVIMWGVKRAVYSSEAGTGTGAQASAAAEVSHPVKQGLAQGFSIYVDTLFVCTMTALMILASNTYNVVGPDETLLVENLPGVKPGPAYTQAAFDSVMTGFGPAFIAVAMFFFAFTSLLSFGFYADTNLSYLLRGHRHQHKVIVGFQLLLAASIILGSYRSSKFAWALADIGVGIYTWINLIALVFLAKKAYAIYNDYEVQRKAGNDPVFDPRAIGIENAPVWEAINARRRTAERDVITDETPTAPTVR